A part of Aegilops tauschii subsp. strangulata cultivar AL8/78 chromosome 2, Aet v6.0, whole genome shotgun sequence genomic DNA contains:
- the LOC109768524 gene encoding uncharacterized protein, with protein MDAEEALGFREDDAIRFIFGEDVASRADDDCPDSAASAFDRSLMELRLFQEVFARAPGHKEAAGLAGRHFGVAETSLLPGAHFAAQRPADAPRAQPRLNLKVQPPPPFRGEHIVSAPVHAGAGLSLEARPHAHQQQNNVTIEGKVDLGVSKGHAHCYGEQHEIAVQEHAHCYNGHQEEHAHRHVEQNGGIDGLALELDAVLQGFLGYWPGGATAGSCDQQQVFGAAAVGIGNTVDMRMQAMAEDNNIAAGTCEAVGFAGSSSTSGVDDPMPSYMDALAEFSQFQADPSLADPFLYQWLQDQQPFPSDASCLSYDQGQIVDNGQALYTCSPADLSDRGAKEYPHFSKPAYDAAVPPRLSHDYVGSGQFLELEQHLEKGTPDANTSSLDDVDVPQSSSLQSIPPVACTKRTLGRDLPDQLEAHAQCLFKDAGWTIKPRKRNDRAKMASYFTAPHREVVLSSLTQAWKFCGNKLYEASPGSQRGKHPMEWSDVDKFWKDLTDTMEYIQKVLVNQQNALTLLERWELLDPFIAVVFIGRKITALQQGSTVRAVDSSIIVLDDNKNMPSESKRKQKASDPLTARKVQSTPVIMGSDCGERVVESCSRSQAVPSCHVLEGGQNRDINLKNGYTQGQNRAIDRNENHIDQSTETQQFYSGAALINNSVKKARKKPKMIPDVDANGLDGLYAQIFMQHTMGNVFNQESNVAMLDFSNPGNINVSGKHGIYSSVGTVKKDLKAESRPAKLNRNSQTDKPGMLLPPESKQMSMLMREGTVKEPLEHTTSGPDSDARESGAKETAPIEWVQKKLPSESNQMIMLRGEGTVKDPTEHTISEPYSNARESGANEIAPVEMVQKKLPSGSNQMSMLRGEGIVKEPMVHIISEPDSSARESGANETVPTEMVQKLPSESNQMSMLRGEGTVKEPTAHTISEPASSARKSGAKETVPIEMVQKKLPSESKQSMLRGEGTAMEHKRLKSAEPDSNARESGANEIAPVEVVYQKLPSGSKKSMLRGEGTVKEPTEHTISKSDFNARELSANGIVPSEMVHKKLPSLKESSPRTPPKDPPTVSVDNAVPVELSLESNAAPLKTDLSRDSQICKTIAAKRKPQGCDKHIKKRPLELRIHDDDLLITAIVKNRDVDSYNKFAASSDFSVAKYKKLKGQKRATKLLGKGGTNLLGGKRISLARKTVLCWLIATGFLTVKDVIQYRNLKSNEVVKDGQVTWEGILCKCCAKTLSVSDFKAHAGCCLPKSSLGLFLQSGKSYTLCQLEAWSAELMSRRSDACGRKVEAMDENDDTCGFCGDGGELLCCDNCPSTYHEACLSAQELPEGSWYCHNCSCRKCGTPVSENEVPSSSDILKCLQCGDAYHGTCINHEMLPCDDKRSNTWFCGRYCKEIFLGLHSHVGIENIIDNGLSWTILKCCSDGRRLHSARKIAHMTECNTKLAVALTLLEECFIRMVDPRTGVDMIPHVLYNKGSNFARLDYQGFYTVILEKGDEILCVASIRLHGTKAAELPFIATCVDYRRKGMCRRLLDIIEKMLRSFHVEMLVLSAIPELVNTWVSGFGFKPIKDDERKQLRNVNLMLFPGTSLLTKRLDGNITTKPEKEEGTHNVSGLTNGKCLPDGKANEHLELRDLELPEELNNEVAMNGSLRTLKREFSPAAWFNSTKLAVGEV; from the exons ATGGACGCGGAGGAGGCGCTGGGCTTCCGGGAGGACGACGCCATCCGCTTCATCTTCGGCGAGGACGTGGCCTCCAGGGCGGACGACGACTGCCCCGACTCCGCCGCCAGTGCCTTCGACAGGTCGCTCATGGAGCTCCGCCTCTTCCAGGAGGTCTTCGCCAGGGCGCCGGGGCACAAGGAGGCCGCCGGGCTCGCGGGGAGGCATTTCGGGGTGGCGGAGACGTCGCTGCTTCCCGGCGCCCACTTCGCCGCGCAGCGGCCCGCGGATGCGCCCCGGGCCCAGCCGCGCCTCAACCTCAAGGTCCAGCCGCCTCCGCCGTTCCGCGGCGAGCACATTGTGTCTGCCCCGGTGCATGCCGGAGCGGGCCTTAGCCTGGAGGCGCGTCCACATGCTCACCAGCAGCAGAACAATGTTACAATAGAGGGCAAAGTGGATCTCGGTGTCAGCAAGGGGCATGCACATTGTTACGGTGAACAACATGAGATTGCTGTCCAGGAGCATGCACACTGTTACAATGGCCACCAGGAGGAGCACGCACATCGTCATGTCGAGCAGAATGGGGGGATCGATGGGTTGGCTCTCGAGCTGGATGCCGTGCTGCAGGGCTTCTTGGGGTACTGGCCAGGTGGAGCCACGGCCGGGAGCTGTGACCAGCAGCAAGTGTTTGGTGCAGCTGCTGTCGGTATCGGTAACACCGTTGACATGCGCATGCAAGCGATGGCTGAAGACAACAACATTGCTGCTGGGACGTGTGAGGCAGTCGGGTTTGCTggcagcagcagcacgagcgggGTCGATGATCCCATGCCGTCCTACATGGACGCGCTGGCAGAGTTCTCACAGTTCCAGGCTGACCCTTCTCTTGCTGACCCGTTTTTGTATCAGTGGCTACAAGATCAGCAGCCGTTCCCGAGCGATGCCTCGTGCTTGAGTTATGATCAAGGACAAATCGTTGACAATGGCCAAGCGCTGTACACATGTAGCCCGGCTGATTTATCTGACAGAGGTGCCAAAGAATACCCACACTTCAGCAAGCCAGCCTATGATGCCGCAGTGCCACCTCGCCTCTCCCATGATTATGTTGGATCTGGGCAGTTTCTTGAACTTGAGCAACATCTTGAGAAGGGTACGCCTGATGCAAATACTAGTTCGCTAGATGATGTTGATGTTCCTCAGTCCAGCAGTCTACAGTCTATACCACCTGTTGCTTGTACCAAGAGGACTTTAGGCAGGGATCTTCCCGATCAGTTGGAAGCGCATGCGCAATGCCTTTTCAAGGATGCTGGCTGGACCATCAAGCCACGGAAAAGGAATGACAGGGCTAAGATGGCATCCTATTTCACAGCACCACACAGGGAAGTGGTCCTCAGCTCACTAACTCAGGCCTGGAAGTTTTGTGGGAACAAATTATATGAAGCTTCTCCCGGTTCACAGAGGGGTAAGCATCCGATGGAGTGGTCAGATGTTGATAAGTTTTGGAAGGACCTCACTGATACTATGGAGTATATCCAAAAGGTACTTGTGAACCAACAAAACGCACTCACACTTCTTGAACGGTGGGAGCTTTTGGATCCTTTCATTGCCGTCGTGTTCATCGGTAGGAAAATTACTGCTCTGCAACAAGGTAGTACTGTCAGAGCTGTTGATAGTTCAATCATTGTTCTCGACGACAACAAGAATATGCCCTCAGAGAGTAAAAGGAAACAGAAAGCCAGTGACCCTTTAACCGCCCGCAAGGTTCAGTCTACTCCTGTGATCATGGGATCTGATTGTGGAGAACGAGTGGTTGAGAGCTGCAGCAGGAGCCAGGCTGTACCAAGCTGTCATGTTTTGGAAGGTGGCCAGAACAGGGATATTAACCTGAAAAATGGCTACACACAAGGCCAGAACAGGGCAATTGACCGAAATGAGAATCACATTGATCAAAGTACTGAAACCCAGCAATTTTACTCAGGAGCAGCGCTCATCAATAATTCGGTGAAAAAAGCAAGGAAGAAGCCCAAAATGATACCGGATGTTGATGCAAATGGATTAGATGGGTTGTATGCTCAAATATTTATGCAGCACACTATGGGGAATGTATTTAACCAAGAGAGCAACGTGGCGATGCTTGACTTTTCTAATCCAGGAAACATTAACGTCTCTGGAAAACATGGTATTTATTCGTCTGTTGGCACAGTGAAGAAGGATTTGAAAGCTGAATCCAGACCGGCAAAGCTAAATCGGAACAGCCAAACCGACAAACCTGGCATGCTGTTGCCTCCAGAGAGCAAGCAAATGAGCATGCTAATGCGTGAGGGTACTGTTAAAGAACCTTTGGAGCATACAACCTCAGGACCTGATTCTGATGCAAGGGAGTCaggtgccaaggaaaccgccccTATAGAATGGGTCCAGAAGAAGTTACCTTCAGAGAGCAACCAAATGATTATGTTAAGAGGTGAGGGTACTGTTAAAGACCCTACAGAGCATACAATCTCTGAACCTTATTCTAATGCAAGGGAGTCAGGTGCCAATGAGATCGCCCCTGTAGAAATGGTCCAGAAGAAGTTGCCTTCAGGGAGCAACCAGATGAGTATGTTAAGAGGTGAGGGTATTGTTAAAGAACCTATGGTTCATATAATCTCTGAACCTGATTCTAGTGCAAGGGAGTCAGGTGCCAATGAAACTGTACCTACAGAAATGGTCCAGAAGTTGCCTTCAGAGAGCAACCAGATGAGTATGTTAAGAGGTGAGGGTACTGTTAAAGAACCTACGGCGCATACAATCTCTGAACCTGCTTCTAGTGCAAGGAAGTCAGGTGCCAAGGAAACTGTTCCTATAGAAATGGTCCAGAAGAAGTTGCCTTCAGAGAGCAAGCAGAGTATGTTAAGAGGTGAGGGTACTGCTATGGAACATAAACGACTTAAAAGCGCTGAACCTGATTCGAATGCAAGGGAGTCAGGTGCCAATGAGATCGCCCCTGTAGAAGTGGTCTACCAGAAGTTGCCTTCAGGGAGCAAGAAGAGCATGTTAAGAGGTGAGGGTACTGTTAAAGAACCTACAGAGCATACAATCTCAAAATCTGATTTTAATGCAAGGGAGTTGAGTGCCAATGGGATTGTCCCTTCAGAAATGGTCCACAAGAAGTTGCCGTCATTGAAGGAATCATCTCCTAGAACTCCCCCCAAGGACCCCCCTACGGTTTCAGTCGACAATGCTGTTCCTGTTGAGTTATCCCTTGAGTCTAATGCTGCTCCCCTGAAAACTGATTTATCTCGTGACTCACAAATCTGCAAGACGATCGCTGCTAAAAGGAAACCTCAAGGTTGTGATAAACATATCAAGAAAAGACCTCTTGAGTTGCGTATCCACGACGATGACCTTTTGATCACAGCTATTGTAAAAAACAGGGACGTTGACTCCTACAACAAATTTGCTGCAAGCTCAGATTTTTCGGTTGCAAAGTACAAAAAGCTTAAAGGCCAAAAGAGAGCTACCAAACTGCTTGGAAAAGGGGGGACAAACCTATTGGGTGGGAAGAGAATAAGTTTGGCACGGAAAACTGTGCTCTGCTGGTTGATTGCAACTGGCTTTCTGACCGTAAAAGATGTTATTCAGTATCGAAATCTGAAGAGCAATGAAGTTGTTAAGGATGGGCAGGTCACCTGGGAAGGCATTCTTTGCAAATGTTGCGCAAAAACCTTATCTGTATCAGACTTTAAGGCTCATGCTGGTTGCTGTCTGCCCAAGTCCTCATTAGGCCTCTTTCTGCAGTCTGGCAAGTCGTATACTCTATGCCAGTTGGAGGCTTGGTCTGCCGAATTGATGAGCAGGAGAAGTGATGCATGTGGTAGGAAAGTCGAGGCGATGGATGAAAATGACGATACATGTGGTTTCTGTGGAGATGGCGGTGAATTACTTTGCTGTGACAATTGCCCATCAACATATCATGAAGCTTGCTTGTCTGCCCAG GAGCTTCCAGAAGGCAGTTGGTACTGCCATAATTGCTCATGCCGGAAATGTGGGACTCCAGTTAGTGAAAATGAGGTTCCGTCATCCTCAGATATCTTGAAATGTCTGCAGTGTGGAGATGCAT ACCATGGCACGTGCATTAATCATGAGATGCTGCCCTGTGATGATAAAAGATCTAACACATGGTTTTGTGGGAGATACTGTAAGGAG ATATTCCTTGGACTACATAGTCATGTTGGGATAGAGAATATTATTGACAATGGGCTTTCATGGACCATATTGAAGTGCTGCAGTGATGGTCGGAGGCTACATTCTGCCCGGAAGATAGCCCATATGACAGAATGTAATACAAAATTGGCAGTGGCTCTTACTTTACTGGAGGAATGTTTCATTCGTATGGTTGATCCTCGAACTGGTGTAGACATGATACCACATGTGTTGTACAATAAGGG ATCAAACTTCGCGCGCTTAGATTATCAGGGATTCTACACTGTAATCCTGGAGAAGGGTGATGAGATTCTATGTGTGGCATCTATCAG GTTACATGGGACCAAAGCAGCCGAGCTGCCTTTCATTGCTACTTGTGTGGATTATCGCCGTAAAGGGATGTGCCGAAGGCTGCTGGATATCATTGAAAAG ATGCTGAGATCGTTCCACGTTGAGATGTTGGTCCTTTCTGCCATCCCAGAGTTGGTTAATACATGGGTCTCGGGATTTGGTTTCAAACCTATCAAGGATGATGAGAGGAAACAACTTCGTAACGTTAATTTGATGTTATTTCCTGGGACATCCCTGCTAACCAAAAGATTGGATGGAAATATAACTACAAAACCAG AAAAGGAAGAAGGCACACATAATGTTTCTGGATTAACTAACGGGAAATGTTTGCCTGACGGGAAAGCAAATGAGCATCTTGAACTCCGTGACCTTGAACTGCCAGAGGAGTTGAATAATGAGGTTGCAATGAATGGTTCTTTGAGAACACTAAAACGTGAATTTAGTCCCGCAGCATGGTTCAATTCCACTAAG CTAGCTGTTGGTGAAGTGTGA
- the LOC141041455 gene encoding ethylene-responsive transcription factor 2-like, with translation MSPCRRGSSGYRGVRERPSGAYYAEIRSSDVRLGLGTFETAHETARVYDAAAWCRPSPLLLVLSRTWTVRSTVASALPPHRRGGRASMAEWRRRHPENVANERAFWAERTARRRAERADRRRRKALAISQCDLVNAGGKSFFWSDDDRWDDMWISTSDNTSEGDDEDD, from the exons ATGTCGCCGTGCCGCCGAGGATCTTCGggctaccgcggcgtccgcgaACGCCCCTCCGGCGCCTACTATGCTGAGATCCGGTCCAGCGACGTCCGGCTCGGCCTCGGCACGTTTGAGACCGCGCACGAGACCGCCCGCgtgtacgacgcggcggcgtg GTGCAGGCCGTcgcccctcctcctcgtcttATCACGGACCTGGACCGTGCGGAGCACCGTCGCGTCAGCGTTGCCTCCTCATCGCCGAGGAGGACGAGCGAGCATGGCGGAGTGGCGCCGGCGCCACCCGGAGAACGTCGCCAACGAGCGCGCCTTCTGGGCGGAGAGGACGGCAAGGCGTCGCGCGGAGCGGGCGGACAGGCGTCGGCGGAAGGCACTGGCCATATCGCAGTGCGATCTCGTCAACGCCGGTGGGAAGTCGTTCTTCTGGTCTGACGATGATCGTTGGGATGACATGTGGATCTCTACCTCGGACAACACCAGCGagggtgatgatgaggacgactag